A single Streptomyces sp. 2114.4 DNA region contains:
- a CDS encoding bifunctional 2-polyprenyl-6-hydroxyphenol methylase/3-demethylubiquinol 3-O-methyltransferase UbiG, translating to MTSPQGFLGFWETTGSAKTFTHPLDPALLDAWVPRSARVLDYGCGYGRLTAQLAGLGYGAVSGVDVSAALIARGRREHPELALMRCPGFPLPFGDGSFDAALLFAVLTCVPGDADQTAIAGELGRLVRPGGVVYLSDVPLQRDALNRERYARFAERYGTYGVFETPDGGVFRHHPPERLRGLLREAGFSVRKERAGVVGTLDGRTAERLQIIALREPVAAGPEPSPGPASG from the coding sequence ATGACCTCGCCACAGGGATTTCTCGGGTTCTGGGAGACGACCGGGTCCGCCAAGACCTTCACCCATCCGCTCGATCCGGCGCTGCTGGACGCCTGGGTGCCACGGAGCGCGCGGGTGCTGGATTACGGCTGCGGCTACGGGCGGCTGACCGCCCAGCTGGCCGGGCTCGGGTACGGGGCGGTCAGCGGGGTGGATGTCTCGGCGGCGCTGATCGCGCGGGGCCGGCGGGAGCATCCGGAGCTGGCGCTCATGCGGTGTCCCGGATTCCCGCTGCCGTTCGGGGACGGCAGCTTCGACGCGGCGCTGCTGTTCGCGGTGCTCACCTGCGTGCCCGGGGACGCGGACCAGACGGCGATCGCCGGGGAGCTGGGGCGGCTGGTGCGGCCCGGTGGGGTGGTGTACCTGAGCGATGTGCCGCTGCAGCGCGATGCGCTCAACCGGGAGCGGTATGCGCGGTTCGCGGAGCGCTACGGGACGTACGGGGTCTTCGAGACGCCCGATGGCGGGGTGTTCCGGCACCATCCGCCGGAGCGGCTGCGCGGGCTGCTGCGGGAGGCCGGTTTCTCGGTGCGGAAGGAGCGGGCCGGTGTGGTGGGCACGCTGGACGGGCGGACGGCGGAGCGGCTGCAGATCATTGCCCTGCGGGAGCCGGTCGCGGCGGGGCCGGAGCCGTCGCCGGGGCCGGCGTCAGGGTGA
- a CDS encoding aldehyde dehydrogenase (NADP(+)), with translation MATAAPVWSVDPRTGKQREQVAVEATADEVDTVVRAAHAAQGALADRAVRAALLRRAAELLDDAGEAVIEAADAETALGPGRLTGELGRTTYQLRAFADLVQEGAFLDVRIDHADPGLTPPRPDLRRYKIPLGPVAVYSASNFPLAFSVPGGDTASALAAGCPVVVKAHPDHPATSELCAALLRRAAAEAGLPEGVLSLVHGFQAGIDLVRHPLITAAGFTGSVRGGRALYDAAAARPQPIPFHGELGSLNPVVITEAAAAERAEQIGAGLAGAMTLGVGQFCVKPGLVLAPAGESGERLLTALTDAVSDTEAGVLLDHRMRQAFLDGVRTRAELPGVEAPVTPGAGSEHTVSAGFLSVPAARLATEGPHDLLLEECFGPVTVVARYTDEAEIGAVLARLPGNLSATLQLGDAESAGRDDGGRGARLLAEVTPLAGRVVVNGWPTGVAVAPAQHHGGPYPATTSTSTSVGGTAVERWLRPVAYQNTPPALLPPELREDNPLGLPRRVNDRAEGA, from the coding sequence GTGGCAACAGCAGCACCAGTCTGGAGTGTCGACCCCCGAACCGGGAAGCAGCGCGAACAGGTTGCGGTGGAGGCCACGGCCGACGAGGTGGACACCGTGGTCCGCGCCGCCCACGCGGCCCAAGGCGCGCTCGCCGACCGCGCCGTACGCGCCGCGCTGTTGCGCCGCGCCGCCGAACTGCTCGACGACGCGGGCGAGGCGGTCATCGAGGCCGCCGACGCCGAGACCGCGCTCGGTCCCGGCCGGCTCACCGGCGAACTCGGCCGCACCACCTACCAGTTGCGGGCCTTCGCGGACCTCGTACAGGAGGGCGCGTTCCTCGACGTACGGATCGACCACGCCGACCCCGGCCTCACCCCGCCCCGGCCCGACCTGCGCCGTTACAAGATCCCGCTGGGCCCCGTCGCGGTCTATTCGGCCAGCAACTTCCCGCTCGCCTTCTCGGTGCCGGGCGGCGACACCGCCAGTGCCCTCGCGGCCGGCTGCCCCGTCGTCGTCAAGGCGCACCCGGACCACCCGGCCACCTCCGAACTGTGCGCCGCGCTGCTGCGCCGCGCCGCCGCCGAGGCCGGCCTGCCGGAGGGCGTGCTGAGCCTGGTGCACGGCTTCCAGGCCGGTATCGACCTGGTGCGCCATCCGCTGATCACCGCGGCCGGGTTCACCGGCTCGGTGCGCGGCGGCCGCGCCCTGTACGACGCGGCCGCGGCCCGCCCGCAACCCATCCCCTTCCACGGCGAGCTGGGCAGCCTCAACCCCGTTGTGATCACCGAGGCCGCGGCCGCGGAGCGCGCCGAGCAGATCGGCGCCGGGCTGGCCGGTGCGATGACGCTCGGCGTGGGCCAGTTCTGCGTCAAGCCGGGCCTGGTCCTGGCGCCCGCCGGCGAAAGCGGCGAGCGGCTGCTGACGGCGCTGACCGACGCCGTCAGCGACACCGAGGCCGGGGTGCTGCTCGACCACCGGATGCGGCAGGCGTTCCTCGACGGTGTCCGCACCCGCGCCGAGCTCCCCGGCGTCGAGGCGCCGGTGACCCCGGGCGCGGGCAGCGAGCACACCGTCAGCGCCGGCTTCCTCTCGGTGCCGGCCGCCCGCCTCGCCACCGAAGGACCGCACGACCTCCTCCTGGAGGAGTGCTTCGGCCCGGTCACCGTCGTCGCCCGCTACACCGACGAGGCCGAGATCGGCGCCGTACTCGCCCGGCTGCCCGGCAACCTCTCCGCGACCCTGCAGCTCGGCGACGCGGAGAGCGCCGGCCGCGACGACGGGGGCCGCGGCGCCCGGCTGCTGGCCGAGGTCACCCCGCTCGCCGGCCGGGTGGTCGTCAACGGCTGGCCGACCGGAGTCGCCGTCGCCCCCGCCCAGCACCACGGCGGCCCCTACCCGGCGACGACCTCCACCTCGACCTCCGTCGGCGGCACCGCCGTCGAGCGCTGGCTGCGCCCGGTCGCCTACCAGAACACCCCGCCCGCGCTGCTGCCGCCCGAGCTGCGCGAGGACAACCCGCTCGGTCTGCCGCGCCGCGTCAACGACCGCGCCGAGGGGGCGTAA
- a CDS encoding TerD family protein: MTPGSNLPLNAVRVAVDVTAPVRLDVSGLLLAANGKVRSDDDFVFYNQPSGPGVTHSSAAGGDTITVDTAAVPEGIEKIVVTASPDAPGATFAGTEPTGTVRNADDGSVIASFTPPQLGPETALVVVEIYRRGGVWKVRAVGQGYANGLAGIATDFGVSVAEPAAPAAAPQAPAAPPAPPAPPAPAGQWGPPAGTAAPVAPPPAAAAPAPAAQAPGSGKVNLDKGRVSLQKNQTVSLVKGGRPLLTSVTMGLGWEPAFRGKSIDLDASVIAYGPDRKKVDNCFFGKLMILGGAIQHSGDNLTGEGAGDDEAITVHLGGVPQEVSGLVFVVNSFSGQKFSDVAKAYCRLVDAQSGEELVRFDLTHAEPRTGVMMAKLIRQFSGEWEMTALGEFVDARTVRGMVKPAAQAL; encoded by the coding sequence ATGACTCCTGGCTCGAACCTCCCGCTCAACGCCGTGCGGGTGGCGGTGGACGTCACCGCCCCCGTGCGGCTGGACGTCTCGGGCCTGCTGCTCGCCGCCAACGGCAAGGTGCGCTCCGACGACGACTTCGTGTTCTACAACCAGCCCAGCGGACCGGGCGTGACGCACTCCTCGGCGGCCGGCGGCGACACCATCACCGTGGACACCGCCGCGGTGCCCGAGGGCATCGAGAAGATCGTGGTCACCGCGAGTCCGGACGCCCCCGGCGCGACCTTCGCCGGCACCGAGCCGACCGGCACGGTCCGCAACGCCGACGACGGCAGCGTCATCGCCTCCTTCACCCCGCCGCAACTGGGCCCCGAGACCGCGCTGGTGGTCGTCGAGATCTACCGCCGCGGCGGCGTCTGGAAGGTCCGGGCCGTCGGCCAGGGCTATGCCAACGGCCTGGCGGGGATCGCCACCGACTTCGGCGTCAGCGTGGCGGAGCCGGCCGCACCCGCCGCCGCCCCGCAGGCACCGGCCGCTCCCCCGGCGCCGCCGGCTCCCCCGGCCCCCGCAGGCCAGTGGGGACCGCCCGCGGGCACCGCGGCCCCGGTCGCCCCGCCGCCGGCCGCGGCGGCACCGGCACCCGCCGCACAGGCCCCCGGCTCCGGCAAGGTCAATCTCGACAAGGGCCGGGTCAGCCTGCAGAAGAACCAGACCGTCTCGCTGGTCAAGGGCGGCCGTCCGCTGCTGACCTCGGTCACGATGGGCCTCGGCTGGGAGCCGGCCTTCCGCGGCAAGAGCATCGACCTGGACGCCTCGGTCATCGCCTACGGCCCGGACCGCAAGAAGGTCGACAACTGCTTCTTCGGCAAGCTGATGATCCTGGGCGGTGCGATCCAGCACTCCGGCGACAACCTCACGGGCGAGGGCGCCGGCGACGACGAGGCGATCACCGTCCACCTCGGCGGGGTGCCCCAGGAGGTGAGTGGCCTGGTCTTCGTCGTGAACTCCTTCTCCGGCCAGAAGTTCTCCGACGTCGCCAAGGCGTACTGCCGCCTGGTGGACGCCCAGAGCGGCGAGGAGCTGGTCCGCTTCGACCTCACCCACGCCGAACCGCGCACGGGCGTGATGATGGCGAAGCTCATCCGTCAGTTCTCCGGCGAGTGGGAGATGACCGCGCTGGGCGAGTTCGTCGACGCCCGTACGGTGCGCGGCATGGTCAAACCCGCCGCCCAGGCCCTGTGA
- a CDS encoding GlsB/YeaQ/YmgE family stress response membrane protein has product MGIVSWLVLGLIAGIIAKVLLPGRDPGGIVGTTLIGIVGSFLGGWLSTKFLHRPIPKDFGEPSMWIASVAGALVLLIAYRLLFGNSRERR; this is encoded by the coding sequence ATGGGCATCGTCAGCTGGCTCGTACTCGGGCTGATCGCGGGCATCATCGCGAAGGTCCTGCTGCCGGGGCGGGACCCGGGCGGCATCGTCGGCACGACCCTGATCGGCATCGTGGGGTCCTTCCTCGGCGGCTGGCTCTCCACCAAGTTCCTGCACCGCCCGATCCCCAAGGACTTCGGCGAACCGTCCATGTGGATCGCCTCGGTCGCCGGGGCCTTGGTCCTGCTGATCGCCTACCGGCTGCTGTTCGGCAACTCCCGCGAACGCCGGTGA
- a CDS encoding alkaline phosphatase PhoX: MPLTRRDFAKRSALAGAGVTLAGSVGVLATAPGALAEEAPDAGPGGAADGHGIGYGPLVPDPDGILALPAGFSYKIITRTGVTKLDSGESTPSNHDGTGTFAGHRGTTLLVNNHELKGPRADWPHPVPLAEGLVYDPAAAGGCTVVEVAKDGTPVGEWVGIAGTSTNCAGGTTPWGTWLTCEENEDKAGQHGMTKDHGYAFEVDPHDLRAGRNPKPVKALGRYAHEAVVVDPQRGHLFLTEDADTPNGLFYRWTPPHGFRHGRGQLRTLADDAGVLEAFKCFDSGGRFVDDLSRATKAGTVYGVDWVEVPDRDARKVSVRKQFKDGEVTRARKLEGLWWADGGAYVVSSYARDESPVQHDGQVWFYDPRRRTLTLKVLLGVNKEPSKDGALDGPDNITVSPYGGLIIAEDGEGVQHLFGATEDGRTYPIARNDLNIGTADEPEFSEFTGPVFSPDGRTLFANIQEPGIMLAITGPWKRQRRQR, from the coding sequence ATGCCGCTCACCCGCAGAGACTTCGCCAAGCGTTCCGCCCTCGCCGGCGCGGGGGTCACGCTGGCCGGGAGCGTCGGGGTGCTGGCCACCGCGCCCGGGGCCCTGGCCGAGGAGGCGCCGGACGCCGGCCCGGGCGGTGCGGCGGACGGCCACGGCATCGGCTACGGCCCGCTGGTCCCGGACCCCGACGGCATCCTCGCGCTGCCCGCCGGGTTCTCGTACAAGATCATCACGCGGACCGGCGTCACCAAGCTCGACAGCGGCGAGTCCACCCCCTCCAACCACGACGGCACCGGCACCTTCGCCGGCCACCGCGGCACCACCCTCCTCGTCAACAACCACGAGCTGAAGGGCCCGCGCGCCGACTGGCCGCACCCGGTGCCGCTGGCCGAGGGGCTGGTCTACGACCCGGCGGCGGCCGGCGGCTGCACCGTGGTCGAGGTCGCCAAGGACGGTACGCCGGTCGGCGAGTGGGTCGGCATCGCCGGTACCTCCACCAACTGCGCCGGCGGCACCACTCCTTGGGGCACCTGGCTCACCTGCGAGGAGAACGAGGACAAGGCCGGCCAGCACGGCATGACCAAGGACCACGGCTACGCCTTCGAGGTCGACCCGCACGACCTCCGGGCCGGCCGCAACCCCAAGCCGGTCAAGGCGCTGGGGCGCTACGCCCACGAGGCCGTGGTCGTCGACCCCCAGCGCGGCCACCTCTTCCTGACCGAGGACGCCGACACCCCCAACGGCCTGTTCTACCGCTGGACCCCGCCGCACGGATTCCGGCACGGCCGCGGGCAGCTGCGCACGCTGGCCGATGACGCCGGCGTGCTGGAGGCCTTCAAGTGCTTCGACTCCGGCGGCCGGTTCGTCGACGACCTCTCGCGCGCCACCAAGGCCGGCACCGTCTACGGCGTCGACTGGGTCGAGGTCCCCGACCGCGACGCCCGCAAGGTCTCGGTGCGCAAGCAGTTCAAGGACGGTGAGGTCACCCGCGCCCGCAAGCTGGAGGGCCTGTGGTGGGCGGACGGCGGCGCGTACGTGGTGTCCTCGTACGCCCGCGACGAGAGCCCCGTCCAGCACGACGGCCAGGTCTGGTTCTACGACCCGCGGCGGCGGACCCTGACGCTGAAGGTGCTGCTGGGCGTCAACAAGGAACCGTCGAAGGACGGCGCCCTGGACGGCCCCGACAACATCACCGTCTCGCCCTACGGCGGGCTGATCATCGCCGAGGACGGCGAGGGCGTCCAGCACCTCTTCGGGGCCACCGAGGACGGCCGGACCTACCCGATCGCCCGCAACGACCTCAACATCGGCACCGCGGACGAGCCGGAGTTCAGCGAGTTCACCGGGCCGGTGTTCTCCCCGGACGGGCGCACGCTGTTCGCCAACATCCAGGAGCCCGGCATCATGCTGGCCATCACCGGTCCCTGGAAGCGGCAGCGTCGTCAGCGGTAG
- a CDS encoding sensor histidine kinase codes for MNTHTGRPVRRVGRRWVHLVLGGALLMPFYLLASVVLPLLVDGADPLRRAGWQFVAFGGALPLAALAALLSPLLRPLEVAAVRSLCAVPAERLAEGPALSWAARRRTALWFVAHLLAGGIVSGMTLAAPPAAVLLLVRPLSARLRQASAGWPDAFHGALGPLTGLALLALVAGTAWGAGALLGRCAPVLLGPTPADRLAAAERRAAGLASRNRLARELHDAVGHALSAVTLQASAARRVLDADPEFARRALAAIEETTREAVAELDTVLGLLREEDDADPAAPAPALDGLDALLARTRAAGLAVEATVEGRGTGPAPVVSREAYRIVQEGLSNALRHAGPVPVRLHLRCDERELTIRMENPVTGPADGSPAATDPAGGGRPFGGRGLRGIAERARLLGGEATAGARDGVWRLTARLPSAGATGLQGEEWGQGE; via the coding sequence ATGAACACCCACACCGGCCGCCCGGTGCGACGGGTCGGCCGGCGCTGGGTCCATCTGGTGCTGGGCGGCGCACTGTTGATGCCGTTCTACCTGCTGGCGTCGGTCGTGCTCCCGCTGCTCGTGGACGGGGCCGACCCGCTGCGCCGAGCGGGCTGGCAGTTCGTCGCGTTCGGTGGTGCCCTGCCCCTGGCCGCCCTGGCCGCGCTGCTCTCCCCGCTGCTGCGGCCGCTGGAGGTGGCCGCCGTACGGTCGCTGTGCGCGGTGCCGGCGGAGCGGCTGGCCGAGGGGCCGGCCCTCTCCTGGGCGGCCCGGCGGCGGACGGCGCTGTGGTTCGTGGCGCATCTGCTGGCCGGGGGGATCGTCAGCGGGATGACGCTGGCCGCCCCGCCGGCCGCCGTCCTGCTGCTGGTGCGGCCGCTCTCCGCCCGCCTGCGGCAGGCCTCGGCGGGGTGGCCGGACGCCTTCCACGGTGCGCTGGGGCCGCTCACGGGGCTGGCGCTGCTGGCGCTGGTGGCCGGCACCGCCTGGGGTGCCGGGGCGCTGCTGGGCCGCTGCGCCCCGGTGCTGCTGGGGCCGACGCCCGCCGACCGGCTGGCCGCCGCCGAACGCCGGGCGGCCGGTCTGGCGTCCCGCAACCGGCTGGCCCGCGAGCTGCACGACGCCGTCGGACATGCGCTGAGCGCGGTCACCCTCCAGGCGAGCGCGGCCCGCCGGGTGCTGGACGCGGACCCGGAGTTCGCCCGCCGGGCACTGGCCGCCATCGAGGAGACCACCCGCGAGGCGGTCGCCGAACTCGACACCGTACTGGGCCTGTTGCGTGAGGAGGACGACGCCGATCCGGCCGCGCCCGCACCGGCCCTGGACGGCCTGGACGCGCTGCTCGCCCGGACCCGGGCGGCGGGCCTGGCGGTCGAGGCGACGGTCGAGGGGCGGGGCACGGGGCCGGCGCCGGTGGTCTCGCGTGAGGCCTACCGGATCGTGCAGGAAGGCCTCAGCAATGCGCTGCGGCATGCCGGTCCGGTACCGGTACGGCTTCACCTGCGGTGTGACGAGCGGGAGTTGACGATCCGGATGGAGAATCCGGTGACCGGGCCGGCGGACGGCTCCCCCGCGGCGACGGACCCTGCGGGCGGGGGCCGTCCGTTCGGGGGCCGCGGGCTGCGGGGCATCGCCGAGCGGGCCCGGCTGCTGGGCGGCGAGGCGACGGCCGGGGCCCGGGACGGCGTGTGGCGGCTGACCGCCCGGCTGCCATCGGCGGGGGCTACGGGGCTACAGGGCGAGGAGTGGGGGCAGGGTGAGTGA
- a CDS encoding class I SAM-dependent methyltransferase, with protein sequence MTQQPPPAGPADPPDGPAPPDLPDRVALTYGELDLSTVPAFAGGFINFGYWTGLPGPAGRPLTEADRVRSEQDLYRLVLGTFDRPQGRTALEVGCGRGLGSALALREFGLGTVLGMDAHPDQIARAREANAALLAPSSDASGRLTFLLGAAERIPLPDGGVDCLFSVEAAQHFRDPAGFAREAARVLRPGGRLALTTFFARTREAARVLPTVLPPFADGLDVPHVVDEVAATLTAAGLREVRVRSIGDGVWESYDRYMSQQPELRDEWPRRYLTAYETGLLDYYVLTAGAD encoded by the coding sequence ATGACGCAGCAGCCGCCACCGGCCGGCCCCGCGGATCCCCCGGACGGGCCGGCGCCCCCGGACCTTCCCGACCGGGTCGCGCTGACCTACGGCGAGCTCGATCTCAGCACCGTCCCCGCCTTCGCCGGCGGCTTCATCAACTTCGGCTACTGGACGGGCCTGCCCGGCCCCGCCGGCCGGCCGCTGACCGAGGCCGACCGGGTGCGCAGCGAGCAGGACCTCTACCGCCTGGTGCTCGGCACCTTCGACCGCCCGCAGGGCCGGACCGCGCTGGAGGTCGGCTGCGGACGCGGGCTGGGCTCCGCGCTGGCGCTGCGGGAGTTCGGCCTGGGCACGGTCCTCGGCATGGACGCCCACCCCGACCAGATCGCCCGTGCCCGGGAGGCGAATGCCGCGCTGCTCGCCCCCTCCTCGGACGCCTCCGGGCGGCTGACGTTCCTCCTGGGCGCGGCCGAACGCATCCCGCTCCCCGACGGCGGTGTCGACTGCCTGTTCTCCGTCGAGGCGGCGCAGCACTTCCGCGATCCGGCCGGTTTCGCCCGGGAGGCGGCGCGGGTGCTGCGCCCGGGCGGCCGGCTGGCGCTGACGACGTTCTTCGCCCGCACCCGGGAGGCGGCACGAGTGCTGCCCACGGTGCTGCCCCCCTTCGCCGACGGCCTGGACGTCCCGCACGTGGTCGACGAGGTCGCCGCGACGCTGACCGCCGCGGGTCTGCGCGAGGTCCGGGTCCGCTCCATCGGCGACGGCGTCTGGGAGTCCTACGACCGCTATATGTCCCAGCAGCCCGAACTCCGCGACGAGTGGCCGCGCCGCTACCTGACGGCGTATGAGACCGGGCTGCTGGACTACTACGTGCTCACGGCCGGGGCGGACTGA
- a CDS encoding response regulator transcription factor, whose amino-acid sequence MTTRQDDGRRSGDGGDGGDGSLIRPLRIVLADDERMVRTALRAILGAEADMEVVGEASTGAEAVPLIRALRPDIVLMDVRMPEIDGIRATEQVLAGMPEPPRVIVVTTFENDSYVYDALRAGASGFLLKRSGAQDLVQAVRLVARSDSLLFPAAVRRLAARHAGERAVADAARTLRARLSGRERAVLRLMTAGLTNAEIADRLGVGPATVKTHVAGVLAKLGVRDRTQAVIAAYECGFVRPG is encoded by the coding sequence ATGACCACGCGTCAGGACGACGGCCGGCGGTCCGGCGACGGGGGCGACGGGGGCGACGGGAGCCTCATCCGCCCGCTGCGCATCGTCCTCGCCGACGACGAGCGGATGGTGCGCACGGCGCTGCGCGCGATCCTGGGCGCCGAGGCGGACATGGAGGTCGTCGGCGAGGCGTCGACCGGCGCCGAGGCGGTGCCGCTGATCCGGGCACTGCGCCCGGACATCGTGCTGATGGATGTCCGGATGCCGGAGATCGACGGCATCCGCGCGACGGAGCAGGTGCTCGCCGGGATGCCGGAGCCGCCCCGCGTCATCGTGGTGACCACCTTCGAGAACGACTCGTACGTCTATGACGCGCTGCGGGCCGGCGCCAGCGGGTTCCTGCTCAAGCGGTCCGGCGCGCAGGACCTGGTCCAGGCCGTACGGCTGGTGGCGCGCAGCGACTCGCTGCTGTTCCCCGCCGCGGTGCGGCGGCTGGCCGCCCGGCACGCCGGGGAGCGGGCGGTGGCCGACGCGGCGCGGACGCTGCGGGCCCGGCTGTCCGGCCGGGAGCGGGCGGTGCTGCGGCTGATGACGGCCGGACTGACGAACGCCGAGATCGCGGACCGGCTGGGGGTGGGCCCGGCCACGGTCAAGACGCATGTGGCGGGGGTGCTGGCCAAGCTCGGGGTGCGGGACCGGACCCAGGCGGTGATCGCCGCGTATGAGTGCGGGTTCGTCCGGCCTGGGTGA
- a CDS encoding IclR family transcriptional regulator, with amino-acid sequence MSAAETGGSQVKSAVRTVELLEYFAHRPGMHSLSSVQEAVGYPKSSLYMLLRTLADLGWVETDGTGTRYGIGVRALLVGTSYVDGDEVVAAARPTLDRLSDDTTETIHLARLDGTDVVYLATRQSQHYLRPFTRVGRRLPVHSTSLGKALLATYTDDQVRAMLPPTLAQLTEHTLTDREQLIEELHAVREQGYAVDREENTLGLRCFGVAVPYRTPARDAISCSVPVARLTPAHEQMIKDTLFDARDRLTLATRRL; translated from the coding sequence ATGTCAGCTGCCGAGACCGGTGGATCTCAGGTCAAATCCGCGGTGCGGACGGTGGAGTTGCTCGAGTACTTCGCACATCGCCCCGGTATGCACAGTCTGTCCTCCGTCCAGGAAGCCGTCGGCTACCCGAAGTCCAGCCTCTACATGCTGCTGCGCACCCTGGCCGACCTGGGCTGGGTCGAGACCGACGGCACCGGCACCCGCTACGGTATCGGTGTCCGCGCGCTGCTGGTCGGCACGTCGTACGTCGACGGCGACGAGGTGGTGGCCGCGGCCCGGCCGACGCTGGACCGGCTCTCCGACGACACCACCGAGACCATCCACCTCGCCCGCCTGGACGGCACCGACGTCGTCTACCTCGCCACCCGTCAGTCGCAGCACTATCTGCGCCCCTTCACCCGCGTCGGCCGGCGGCTGCCCGTGCACTCCACTTCGCTGGGCAAGGCGCTGCTCGCCACGTACACCGACGACCAGGTGCGGGCGATGCTGCCGCCGACGCTCGCGCAGCTGACCGAGCACACCCTCACCGACCGCGAGCAGCTGATCGAGGAGCTGCACGCGGTGCGCGAGCAGGGCTATGCGGTCGACCGCGAGGAGAACACCCTGGGCCTGCGCTGCTTCGGCGTCGCGGTCCCGTACCGCACCCCGGCCCGGGACGCGATCAGCTGCTCGGTGCCGGTGGCCCGGCTGACCCCGGCGCATGAGCAGATGATCAAGGACACCCTGTTCGACGCCCGCGACCGGCTGACGCTGGCCACCCGGCGGCTGTGA
- a CDS encoding NAD(P)-dependent oxidoreductase, translating to MTAPRTAPRTVLLTGAAGGLGTLMRELLPPYGYRLRLFDRRPVDTTVGEPDAITAELADTEALREAVRGVDAVIHLAGISLEAGFEQILRANIEGTYRLYEAAREAGIRRIVFASSNHAVGFTPRPTDGSGAIPVGTPRRPDTYYGLSKGFGEDLASLYWDLHDIETVSVRIGSCCPAPTSVRMLSIWLSPADCARLLHAALTAPDVGHTVVYGSSANTRLWWDLSAARALGYAPQDDSEPYAERLIAAQGALDPENPAHAFLGGAFCTDPPRWPH from the coding sequence ATGACCGCGCCCCGCACCGCGCCCCGCACTGTCCTGCTCACCGGCGCCGCCGGCGGGCTCGGCACCCTGATGCGTGAGCTGCTGCCGCCCTACGGGTACCGGCTGCGCCTCTTCGACCGGCGGCCCGTCGACACCACCGTCGGCGAACCGGACGCGATCACTGCCGAGTTGGCCGACACGGAGGCCCTGCGCGAGGCGGTGCGCGGGGTCGACGCGGTGATCCACCTCGCCGGCATCTCCCTGGAGGCCGGCTTCGAGCAGATCCTGCGTGCCAACATCGAGGGCACCTACCGCCTGTACGAGGCGGCGCGCGAGGCAGGCATCCGCCGTATCGTCTTCGCCTCCTCGAACCACGCCGTCGGCTTCACCCCGCGCCCCACGGACGGCTCCGGCGCCATACCCGTCGGCACACCCCGCCGCCCCGACACCTACTACGGGCTGTCCAAGGGCTTCGGCGAGGATCTGGCCTCGCTCTACTGGGACCTGCACGACATCGAGACCGTCTCGGTCCGCATCGGCTCGTGCTGTCCCGCGCCGACCTCGGTGCGGATGCTGTCCATCTGGCTGAGCCCGGCCGACTGCGCACGGCTGCTGCACGCCGCGCTCACCGCGCCGGACGTGGGCCACACCGTCGTCTACGGCTCCTCCGCCAACACCCGCCTGTGGTGGGACCTGTCGGCCGCCCGCGCCCTCGGGTACGCGCCGCAGGACGACTCCGAGCCGTACGCGGAACGGCTGATCGCCGCGCAGGGCGCCCTGGACCCGGAGAACCCCGCACACGCCTTTCTCGGCGGCGCCTTCTGCACCGACCCGCCGCGGTGGCCGCACTGA